A single genomic interval of Stieleria maiorica harbors:
- a CDS encoding ferrochelatase — MPDQALPYDSFLLVSFGGPEGPEDVMPFLENVLRGKNVPRERMLEVAEHYNSFGGVSPINQQNRDLLAAIKAEFEANGIDLPVYWGNRNWHPLFPDTLRQMKADGCKRTIAFFTSMFSCYSGCRQYRENIIAAQQEVGEGAPMVEKVRMGFNHPDFINTMADSVRKSLAGLGAEPGAATVLFTAHSIPMGMADNCDYVKQLNEASRLVAQAAGIDKWRLVYQSRSGPPQQPWLEPDVCDTIAAMDDAADNPQHLVIVPIGFVSDHMEVLYDLDDEAATLCRERGIAMSRAATPGTSAGFVSMIRKLVEERIGRREQRDAAGDLGPWHDACPADCCLYTPRRPPARA; from the coding sequence ATGCCTGACCAAGCCCTGCCCTACGATTCGTTCTTGCTGGTTTCCTTTGGTGGCCCGGAAGGCCCCGAAGACGTCATGCCCTTCCTGGAAAATGTGCTGCGTGGAAAGAATGTGCCACGCGAGCGGATGCTGGAAGTCGCCGAGCACTACAACAGTTTTGGCGGGGTCAGCCCGATCAACCAACAGAATCGCGATCTGCTGGCGGCGATCAAGGCCGAGTTCGAAGCCAATGGAATCGATTTGCCGGTGTATTGGGGCAATCGGAATTGGCACCCGCTGTTCCCGGACACGCTGCGGCAGATGAAGGCCGACGGCTGCAAACGCACCATCGCGTTTTTCACCAGCATGTTCAGTTGTTACAGCGGTTGCCGCCAGTACCGCGAGAACATCATCGCGGCTCAGCAGGAGGTCGGGGAGGGAGCGCCGATGGTTGAAAAAGTGCGGATGGGGTTCAATCACCCGGACTTCATCAACACCATGGCAGACAGCGTTCGCAAGTCGCTGGCGGGACTGGGGGCGGAACCCGGGGCCGCGACGGTGTTGTTTACCGCGCACAGCATTCCGATGGGGATGGCAGACAACTGCGACTATGTCAAACAGCTGAATGAAGCGTCGCGTCTGGTCGCCCAGGCGGCCGGGATCGACAAATGGCGTTTGGTCTATCAAAGCCGCAGCGGCCCGCCACAGCAGCCTTGGTTGGAGCCGGACGTGTGCGACACGATCGCGGCGATGGACGATGCAGCAGACAATCCGCAGCACCTGGTGATCGTACCGATCGGCTTTGTCAGCGACCACATGGAGGTGCTGTACGATTTGGATGATGAAGCCGCGACACTCTGCCGAGAGCGTGGCATCGCGATGAGCCGTGCCGCAACACCGGGCACCAGTGCCGGTTTTGTCAGCATGATTCGCAAGTTGGTGGAGGAGCGAATCGGGCGACGCGAGCAGCGGGATGCGGCCGGCGACCTGGGGCCCTGGCATGACGCCTGTCCGGCCGACTGCTGTCTCTACACGCCGCGGCGGCCTCCGGCACGAGCGTAG
- a CDS encoding tetratricopeptide repeat protein, with the protein MGAPIHVWAPPTLQSTVGHSVMVPKIVGPRELADPIHEKLLQAAPNDAGRSTRLVSAEEASRSTKEGDSGIALVSYSVEDESDLALAKTAQQSRIDFILRGEILPDRRPRSITEAGKQLTVSWRLMPVGADRPAQSAGRPLGQPIVVELESAFKRYPDLALATDQDLALQAAVVRDTLPLITPTVWRDRVQLEIPYLMPGTQAIRQGNALAVAGRWGEAEARWQEARDRYPFSSVAVHNLAIAAVARQDFSQARSLARRAVRMKPTKLHQQTLVWVERRQRAYHKAFGLPDPPEGWSVTRAQ; encoded by the coding sequence ATGGGAGCTCCGATTCACGTCTGGGCACCGCCGACGCTGCAATCAACGGTCGGACATTCGGTGATGGTGCCAAAGATCGTCGGCCCTCGCGAGCTGGCCGATCCGATCCATGAGAAACTGTTGCAGGCGGCGCCGAACGATGCGGGGCGATCGACTCGATTGGTCTCTGCCGAAGAAGCCAGCCGATCGACGAAGGAGGGCGATTCGGGCATCGCGCTGGTCTCGTACAGCGTCGAAGACGAGAGCGATTTGGCGCTGGCAAAAACCGCTCAGCAGAGTCGCATCGACTTTATCCTGCGCGGCGAGATCTTGCCGGACCGGCGTCCGCGATCGATCACCGAAGCGGGCAAGCAGCTGACCGTCTCCTGGCGATTGATGCCGGTCGGTGCCGACCGCCCGGCGCAGTCCGCGGGGCGACCGCTGGGTCAACCGATCGTGGTGGAACTGGAATCCGCCTTCAAACGTTATCCCGATTTAGCTTTGGCCACGGACCAGGACCTGGCGTTGCAGGCGGCAGTCGTCCGCGACACCCTGCCATTGATCACCCCGACGGTCTGGCGTGACCGGGTGCAATTGGAGATCCCCTACTTGATGCCCGGCACGCAAGCGATCCGCCAGGGCAATGCCTTGGCGGTCGCCGGCCGCTGGGGCGAGGCGGAAGCGAGGTGGCAGGAGGCCCGTGATCGCTATCCGTTCTCCTCGGTCGCGGTCCACAATCTGGCGATCGCCGCGGTCGCCCGTCAAGACTTTAGTCAAGCCCGGTCGCTTGCGCGACGTGCCGTGCGGATGAAGCCGACCAAGCTGCACCAGCAAACGTTGGTCTGGGTCGAGCGCAGGCAGCGAGCGTATCACAAGGCGTTCGGCTTGCCCGATCCGCCGGAGGGCTGGTCGGTGACGCGAGCGCAGTGA
- a CDS encoding hydroxypyruvate isomerase family protein → MSSETSSGESTTGQTKPSVLRPSVCIDAVFEDVARRDAIARVKACGIDAFEFWGWWDKDLAEIQDAAAEHEMKIAACCTKFISLVDPATRAEYLDGLGQSIEAAKRLGCPTLISQVGDFCPDTSHEAQHDCLVDGLREAAPMLEQAGVTLVFEPLNDLIDHVGYYLVRSEQAFAIVDQVDSENVKVVFDIYHQQISEGNVIRNATANINRIGHFHAAGNPGRNELTRGELNYAEIFRAIRETDYDGYVGLEYWPVDDAEAGLKEATRLVSGT, encoded by the coding sequence ATGAGCAGCGAAACGTCATCCGGTGAATCAACAACGGGTCAAACCAAACCGTCTGTACTCCGTCCATCGGTATGCATCGACGCGGTCTTCGAAGACGTCGCCCGCCGCGACGCGATCGCCCGCGTCAAAGCGTGTGGGATCGATGCCTTCGAATTCTGGGGCTGGTGGGATAAAGACCTTGCCGAGATCCAGGACGCCGCGGCCGAGCACGAAATGAAGATCGCCGCCTGTTGCACCAAGTTCATCAGCTTGGTCGATCCGGCGACGCGGGCGGAATACCTGGACGGGCTGGGCCAGTCGATCGAAGCGGCCAAACGCCTCGGATGCCCGACGCTGATTTCCCAGGTCGGTGACTTTTGCCCTGACACTTCCCATGAAGCCCAACACGATTGCCTGGTTGATGGCCTGCGCGAAGCGGCGCCGATGCTGGAGCAGGCCGGCGTCACCCTGGTCTTTGAACCGCTGAACGATCTGATCGACCACGTCGGATACTACTTGGTGCGAAGCGAGCAAGCGTTTGCGATCGTCGACCAGGTCGACAGCGAAAACGTGAAGGTCGTCTTTGACATCTATCACCAGCAGATCAGCGAAGGCAATGTGATTCGCAACGCGACCGCCAACATCAATCGGATCGGCCACTTTCATGCGGCCGGAAACCCGGGTCGGAACGAACTGACACGGGGCGAGCTGAATTACGCCGAGATCTTTCGCGCGATCCGCGAAACAGACTACGACGGGTACGTCGGACTGGAATACTGGCCTGTTGACGATGCGGAGGCCGGCTTGAAGGAGGCGACTCGATTGGTCAGCGGCACCTAG